The genomic DNA GATCTTGTTTCTGAAGCGGAAGTGCCTGTTCCCATTGCCGACCGACCACATTCTCAGTAGCGAGTCCCAGCATCTCAAGTCCGCGATCGCTGACGAACGTGATATGTCCGTGTTCGTCCAAGATAAGGGCGGCAAGCTTAAGATGTTGGAGAAGAAGCAGCGCGTCGTCCTTTGTGCGTTCGCTGGCTTCAAGTTGACCCATCAGACGCGTCTCAGTCTTGCGGTGGTACTTCACGGCGATGTCTTCGGCGAGTGTACGTTCCCTGGCCCGTTGAACGATGTCCCTCATCTGCTCGAAGCGAGGACCCAGGCGCTCGATGAGTAACAACCTTCGGGAGCCGATCGACAGGACGGTGGCCTCCAGCGTCATCGTGCCACCCTGTCGATCGGACTCTGTCCATGCACCCGACTTCTCAATCGTGCCGGACCTGCTCTCCCAAATGGAGTGAGCGTTGGCGAGATAATCCTGCAAGAAAGGCGAGCATCGGCTCAGATCCAATAGCGGACAGTTTGCAGGACCGAAGCACAGAGTCCACCAGTGAGGTGGGAGTCCTCGAAGCCGAAACTCCCCCGGATTCTCTCGCTCAAACACCGCGATATCGAGGGAAGATAGAACGTCATTAAACAGGGAATCGTCGGAAGGGCCGAAGTCCTCTTGTCTGCGTTTCATGAGCGGTCCGTGGCGAGCGAAGACGGATTCACCATCCGGGTGGCAAGCGTCACAAACAACTCTTCGACTCCTTGCCCCAACTTGGCGCTACCGAATAGGACGGGCCAGCCTCGTTCACGGAGTTGCTCGATCGCACACTCATCGATCTCCCACTCGGATCGAACATCCGCCTTGTTAATGATCGAGATGAATGGAACCGTTCCTACCGTTCGTGCAGCGGTCTGTTGCAGAGCAAGCGCGGTATCCAACGTAACTTTTCTGGTGCCGTCCATGACCAAGATATAGCCGGAGGAGCCGCGAAGATATGAGTCGCGCACCCGTTGGAACTCGTCGTCCCCGTAGAGATCCCACAGCATCAGCATCACGTCTAGGTTGTCGACCGTGACACTTTTTTTCTCCACAGTCACGCCGATCGTCGTCTGGTAGTGATCTGAAAACACGTTGCTCACGAAGCGCCGCACCAGGCTTGTTTTGCCTACGCCGAATCCACCCAGCATGCAGATTTTCTTCTGCATCATGGACGCGAAATCTCTTTACTACCGGTCGATGGTACGAGCATGGCATGCAAGGACGCGATCCGCTGGCCGGTTGATTCCCCTTTGGACACGCGTTGCTTCACGCCAGGCACGATGCCTGCGGTGATGGTGGTTGAATGACCAAAGCGCTCGCCTTCGAGAATTGCCAGGACGGCGTCGGCTCGCGCCTTACTGAGCCGGATATTGATCGACTCCGGACCTGTCTCGTCGGCTGAGCCGAAGACTTCGAGCACCACCCGTTGACCTGATCGGGATGCCACTTGATCCAAATCTCGTAGTAGAGCCGCGACGGTACCAAGCGCGGCGCGTTGCGATGCTTCTACCGTCGACGAACCGGAACTAAAGTGAAGCACAACGCGATTGATCCTTTCGATGAGATCCGACGGCGTGACGAGGCCATCCTCGCGATAGCGGGAAATCCCTGGAACGAGGACAGCCAAACGTCTCGTCTCTCGGACCCACTCGCTCGAAGCAGAGCCGGTCGCGACCAGCGTCTCACCTTCAAGCGTCAGTTTGACGGTGCTGGGCGGTTGCAATATCGATTGAGCTCTAGTCGCGACCAGTTCAGAGTTCAGAGCATAATAGGGAGACCAAACAGCGGTCACAGTTGATGGATCGAGTCCTGCATCGATAACCATTCCCGATGGGTCTTTGGCTAAGGGGTCCCGCAACCCCTCTACGTGATAGCTTCCCCATCCCGATCTGGCTACTGTGACGACGATTCCTGGTTCTGCCCGTAACTTAGTGAGCAGCTCCGACCATCGTGCGTGGGCTTGGTAGGCTATCCATCCCAACCAGACAGACGCCGTCAATATGAGACCGGCAAGAATCCACATCTTGAACGTCCCGGCCGGCCGGGGCGATTCATGGTGAGCTTGTAAACAGCCTTCCAGGTGGGACTGTGTTGCCTTAAACGAGGCCGCGCCACCATCAAAGTCTACCAAGGCATCGGCATACTGAGCATGAATATCGTGCAGTGTTGCTCGGAAATCCTCTCTGAGGGTCGCCGGAGGAGCCCCTCGAATAACACCGGCCAAGTACGCATGAGACCCTTCTTCGATCCATACCGTCCAGTCCCCCACTTGAAAATGGTCGAGGGGTTGGTCCTGTGAGGCGCCGAACGAATCCCGCACAAAACTTTGAATCGCCGTCAACATGCCGGAAATCACATGCTGATCCTGCACGACTGCCGCATCGACAGTCACGTGGTGCAAGAGAAGTCCCGTCTTCCGATGGATGAGAAACACTTGTTCCACCCGATATCGCAGCGTATGAAGAAGCACGACCTCCGCGAAAGGTTTTCCTGTGCGCCAGGCTTCCAATCTCCAGCGAAGGCCGCGAACGGATAGGCTCTCGTTCAAAGACTGATTGAAGGACTGCATCATACTTTGTAGGGCACGCGCGATGGACTGCCGAATGGCCGGTCCCATGATTGGAGCGATGGCATCGACGATCGCCCGAGGCGATTTACGCACAGCCGCAGCCAATCCATCTTCGACATAGGGAGTCAAGACAGTTGACAACTGTCGGTCTTTCTCACCACGCACGGCGAACGCCTCGGGAAGCACACGGCCGACTTCATGAGGCTGAACCGACCGATTGTCGAGCCGTTCACGGAGTTCATCGAGCTGCGTCTGTTCCGGGGCCAGCAATAAGGTGCGAAGTTGAGTCCAGTCTTCGTCTAAAGACGTGAATCCTTCGGAAGGGGAAGAAGTGGGACGAGATCTATGCGGATCGCTGGGCATGTGGCACCGCAATCATGTTTCGAGCCACGTGGCGCATGGAGGCCGAAGCTCGGCTTGCTGTTACGAGAGACAGCGGGCCCATCATTGTGTTGAGTCAGACATGATCACCGACTCATGTGCGATTGGAGTGTGCGTCATCGTCGGATAGCTGTTTGGACGCTTTCATCAAAATCGCTGCGAGAGCAGTGCGACTTGTCTTCTCCGTACGAAGATCCTGCACGGCCCGATCAAGCGCTGACGTCGTCTCCGCGTGCCGAGCACGAACGTCCATGGCCAATTCACTCGTCCGTTCCGTCAACTGCTGCAGAACATGGGACTGCGCTTGACTCGCCTGTTTTTCGAGTTGATGTGCTTTTTCTTCGAGAGTCGCAGCTAGTCGGGTGAGATCCTGCGTCAGCTTTGTGACGGACTCTCCTCGTGCTTCCTGTTCTTTCGTCAGCCTGTTGGTCAGTGCGTCGACTTCTTTCTTGATGTAGAGCTCGAGGCTCTCAAACCGTCGCTTGAGATCGGAGCGGAGATCAGCGGCCTCACGGATCAAATGTTGTTCGAGTTGAGCAAACCGGCGGTCATGTTCGCGAGCCTGTGCGCCGAAGAGAATATCGCGAATCTTATCGAGATTTCCGCTTGCGGATCGATCATCAGGGTGTGGCGTTTCACTGCTTTCCCCAAGACTCGTCGCCGGGTCTTCATGAGCAATCAGAGTTTGCTCTATGCGGCTTGATGTAGTCATCGCTTCACCTCCTCCCGAGATCGGGAGATCACGAATATAACAATGACAAGCACCTCATTGTTCGGCATCCGGTTGTATGAGCGACCCGCTATTCGATTCGACGTCTGAAAATAGTGCGGTTCCCTTTCTGTGCATTACAATTAAGAGGAAACAGGGGTTCATCCTAGCACTGCGAGGCGTGATCAACAAGGCTGAATGTGCCGTGCCTGTAGGACGCTCAACAAAAGAGTACCGGACGTGAATAGCCGGAGGCTTCTATCCGTTCACCATGCGGACGGTAAGACTTGCAGAAGGAAGCGCGATGCCTCGTTCTTGAAATCGTTGAAGAATCAATTTGTTCAACTCGCCGTGAGTCGCACTGTAATTTGCCGCAGCCGTCCACGGTTCTACGGCAATAGCCACCGCCAGAGAGGACTCCCCAAGAGATGACACTCCTACGGAAGGAACCGGATCTTTCATGACCGATGGGTGTCGATCAAGGACATCCCGGACTTGAACCATGGCCTCATCGAGATCCGCGTTCGGTGACACGGGAATGGTCAAATGCAGTTGGCGGATTGTTCCGAAATTGTGCAAAATTTCTCCGACGATTTTCCGATTGGGGATGATGACGCGGGAACGATCCGCATGCATCAGCGTCGTCGTGAAGATATCGATGACCACGACGTCACCGTGGACACCGAGCAACGAAATATGCTCGCCGACTTTATAGGGCTTGCTGAAGATGATCGAGAGCCCGGCCATCACGTTGCTCAGCACACCTTGCAAGGCTAAACCGATACCCACTCCCGCGACTCCGAGGCCGGCAATCAGAGGGGCAATGGGCACACCGAGCGTCTGGAGGGCGATCATTGCGGTAAACAGCATCACCACGATTTTGACGATGCGAACCAGAAGCAGCCGCAACGGAGGCTCAAGGGTCTGCCGTTCGAGCGCCTGCTGTGCAAAATTCCCCGCCCAGCGCGACGCCATGATGCCGGCGACAAGGATGCCGAAGGCGACCGCCGCCTGCAGGCCGTACTGCACGGCATAGTGAGTGAGCGTATCAACGACATTCATAGGATTATCTCCTCTAAAGGGTACCCATCTTTGACACGTCGATTCTGAACACTACGAGAATGTGGTGGTGGGCTCTATCGTCCGAAGAGTCCTTTCAGAAGCTCCTGTCCCTCTTTCTTCAAGTCCTCCGGTGTTTTGGTACCTTTGATCAACCCATCGACCGCTTCTTCCATCTTCTTCTGTACTTGTTGATGCACTTTTCCGGTTACACCTTTGAGATCCACTCCATAGGTCGGCGCCTGTGGGGTACCGGCAATCGTGAGCGGAAGGCTCAACCGGCCGTCTTTGACGGCAAGTTTCATGACAGGTGATCCGGCGGCGATCTTCTGACTCAGATCCTGTGACAGGGTGAGATTCACGGCAAGATTCAATCGTTGATCGAATCCGATCGTGCCGCCGCCCGCCGCCTGAAAATCATGACTATCCATGAGCAGACGCTGCACATTGATGATCCCCTGTTTGATGGCAAGATCCGTCTCGATCGTCGAGAATGCGGTCGTCTTGGCATCATCAAGTGAAATGCCGGCCACCTTGAGTGCCGAGACGACTTCCTGAAGAAGATTCACCCCTTCGATCTTCCCGTCCTTCACCGCCATGTGCCCGGTTCCTTCCAATGCCTTCGTCAGGTCCGGCATGGAGAATCCCTTGCCTTGCACCGAGAGGTCGGCGCCGGCTGTGCCGCTGATGGAGATCGGTGCCTCCGCGACAGCATTGAGCGCCGGACCGAGCT from Nitrospira sp. includes the following:
- a CDS encoding Potassium efflux system KefA protein / Small-conductance mechanosensitive channel; amino-acid sequence: MNVVDTLTHYAVQYGLQAAVAFGILVAGIMASRWAGNFAQQALERQTLEPPLRLLLVRIVKIVVMLFTAMIALQTLGVPIAPLIAGLGVAGVGIGLALQGVLSNVMAGLSIIFSKPYKVGEHISLLGVHGDVVVIDIFTTTLMHADRSRVIIPNRKIVGEILHNFGTIRQLHLTIPVSPNADLDEAMVQVRDVLDRHPSVMKDPVPSVGVSSLGESSLAVAIAVEPWTAAANYSATHGELNKLILQRFQERGIALPSASLTVRMVNG